CTTGTTTAAGCTCAGAATCATTTTTACAAGTggggtgtgtttttgtgtgcaagcTAGTgtgcagaaaatacaaaattccTGGTGAGGGCCTCCTACTTGGAGATTTACAATGAAGAAATCCGAGACCTTTTGGGCAGTGACACCAAACAGAGATTGGAGGTGAGTTGTTGTTTCAATAAACAAATCGGGAGCCGAAGGGATGATTGTTCTTTACGAAACCTGTTTCTCAGACTATTCTCTGTGTCAGTGAACACAGTGCTTATGCTACAAGTTGCCATGGTGACTTTAAAGCACTGTAGTTACATGACTCCTTGAAGGTCAAGGTGTTTGAACAAGCAGACAGATTTGGATGATGCTGCGTTTTCTTTGTGCGGCTGATGAATGTTTAGCTGAAAGAGCATCCGGAGCGAGGGGTGTATGTGCGGGACCTCTCCATGCACACTGTGCACAGCGTCGGGGAGTGCGAGAGGATCATAGAGCAAGGCTGGAGGAACCGGGCGGTGGGCTACACACTGATGAACAAAGACTCCTCCCGCTCACACTCCATCTTCACCATCCATTTGGAGATCTGCAGCACAggtgaacaaacacacagatgacatAATGGCTGCTTTAACAGGTTGAAACAGATCTGTAATCTGTTTGATAAACGGGTGCTTGCAGGAGCTTGTGATCTGATCCTTTTACATCTTAAAGTGTGACTCAAACATGTATTTAAGCCTTGAAAATCATTGAGGAGTTTAATACTCAAGTGTGTGATCATCGTCTTGAATTGTCTAGGTATAGTGAGACTGTCGATCTTGAGGATGTTTTGGGTATAATTCCATGTCTTTGGTGCAGAATAAGTTCAAAATACACCTGCAGGACTCAAAGCACAAGGCAGTTAGTAAAACAAGTTTGCTAGGGTCCTGTGGTTGAGTCCAGCATAGACGATAAAAGCTGGTGAATGTCCAAGAAGGGATTTATGGATGAAGGATACAGGTTATTATTTCTTATAGCGTGCCGTTGTTCTTTCTTTGTATGATTTTTACATGTTGATGCAAAAAGAGCTGTCAGTTCTACACAGAATACAGAAAACAGCACAGTATAACAATATAATAGTCAAGTCAGGTCTTTTTACTCTTctaatcagataaaaacaccaaagaaataagtaaataaaagaCTGAGGATTGATAATTATGCaacaaatgtagaaataaaactcatttAGGGACGAGAGTCGGAAATTATTGTCCGTATTAAAACACTTATTTGTCAGaaagatgatttttgagtctcattcacaaTTCGTCAACCCAACCAACAATCCCAAAGCaccagtatttgacaagttgggaatgaaactaaaaaatcaactttcttacataGGACCTTTTTAAATGCTAACAAAGAGAAATCCAAGGTGCTTATAACATTGTTATGTTGGTATTTCAGGGATGATTTGTTTGCTTTAAGGTCAATTTAATTTAGCAGTGCaaattgcaaccaactgaatacccctcgcctcaccctcccctacagTGGCCCAAAAAACGCAACCAAACACTGAAGACCCTCTTTAGAGAAAGTGTTcagtttgtccgttctgggctactgtagaaacatgacgGTGCAACAtggaggacctgctccctccgTAGATATAAAAGACTCTTTCTtaggtaacaaaaacaaaatgattcttcagtttcagttgagttcaaactgatttaaacataattatgatttttatattttatttttgccagTAACCCCCCAAATCCTACACAAGGGACCTTTAATGGAACATACTTtttttgtgaacattttttttttctgtatgatTCGCAGGTAACAAGTGACCTCTGTCAGTACTATAACATAACAGAATATCAAGGCTTTAATATTCAGgtaaacaaacaatacaaaattaacaacaataaacagACAATAAtgctaaataaaaacaagaacaaaccaCCTTCTCTTGGTTAATTTATGACTTAAAATATTAATCACAATACAGCCGAGCCATATTATCatgacaaaaacagcaacagatacagaaaaataacaccTGTTTCTAAATGGTTGAGGGTTTAATGGAACATACTAATAAAAACCTTCAAGTtatattttctcttcctttgcGTTTGTCACCTCACATTCTcagatgcagctggtcaggatcACCTACGAGCAGGTAAACTCAACCTTGTCGACCTGGCAGGAAGTGAGCGTCAGTCCAAAACCGGCGCTACCGGTGAGCGACTCCGTGAGGCCACCAAGATCAACCTCTCCCTGTCGGCCCTGGGGAACGTCATCTCCGCTCTGGTGGACGGACGCTCCAAATACATCCCCTACAGGGACTCCAAGCTCACCAGACTGCTGCAGGACTCTCTGGGAGGAAACACGCGCACCTTGATGATCGCTTGTCTCTCCCCTGCTGACAACAACTATGAGGAAACCCTGAGCACTCTGCGCTACGCCAACCGGGCCAAGAGCATCCAGAATAGGCCTCGCATCAATGAGGACCCCAAGGATGCTCTGCTCCGAGAGTATCAGGAGGAGATCAAGAACTTGCGGGCCCTCATTTCAGGCCAGCTCGGATCTGCTGACATAGCCTGTAAgtttagaaatgttttatttgcttctTTGTTGAATGATTTTTATTACCAGACTTGCTTGAAagaaacaccttttttttgttattttgtttgtgctgcagctctgctggcTGGTCAGTCATTTGAAGCTCCCCCTGCCGCTCCTTCAAGGCCACAGTCCAGCACCACAgaagcagagaaggagaagattAAAGAGGCAACTACAGGACCTTCCCATACCAATATATCACCTCCCATCTCTACATGCATTGTATAAGAACCAGGTGATTTATGTGTCTGTATTCTGCTGCCTCCACAGGAGTACGAAGAGAGGCTGGCCAAGTTGCAGGCTGAGTACAATGCAGAGCAGGAGTCCAAAGCAAAGCTGCAGGAGGACATTGCTGCCCTGCGATCCTCCTATGAATCCAAGCTGTCTAATCTGGAGAAGGCTCGATCCAGCAGGGGGAGCTCTGTCCCAAAGAATGGCAACAGAAAATCATCTgcacaaaacaaagagacatgTAAGTGGAATATAAGGTGAATCTGGAGCTCATCAttctgtcaaaaaacaaaaaaaccatGTGAAACTTGTGAATCACATAAACTTTTATCAAGAGTTCTTGTAATTCAACCCCTGTGCATCCCCTGTATACTGACACTGCTTGTCTTGCTTCTCAGCACCGGTGAGCTCCAGCTGTATGACACAGGTCGCTGAGGAAGAGCTCCACCACAACACTGATCCCATGTGCCACAGTGGAGACACCTCCCTGACTGAGGTACTGTTCACTCACATCTGTCGCCATCAACCACAGAACATGTTATATTTGCTGGAGTGAAGGATTATTATTGGGTTTTATCTCCTCATGTTGGTGAACCAGCCTGCAGTACCTTGTGCAGCAGCCGGTGACCAAAAAGATCCAGACGGAGGCGGGCTCATAGACTCACCTGATATCAACTCTGCAGAGTCTCTGGACCAGCAACATGTCTTGGAAAGGTGTGTGGGAAGTCCCAAGTccctggaagccctgagatcctgAATTGATTTGGAAAAGACATCATTTACACTCTTTTAAAGCTAAaatcttcactggagctgctaaGATAAAACTGCGCACTCCTTCTGAATCGGGTTCACAGGCTGGACCACGCATCTGAAGTTTAAATACTGtcttttaaaatctatttggGATCTTTGGGCTTCTGGAGCCTTGAATTAGGagcaattttagttttttttgggGTTGTCTTTTTCAGAAGTCCCCTACTACTTTAGTTGTTCGGGAGTATGTAtaacagtttaaaggtgcaatatgtaagaattttaataaCTTAATAAATAAGGCTGATACTTTTCTACTAGATTTTAAGATATTTATATCAGTTTCAGCCTCAAAAACCCAGTAATAGTTGTGTTATTGCTGACATCATCCCATAGTATCGCTAATCTGATGATATAACCATGACAACATTAGTTTTCAGTAGGCAGCTCAAGTGCCTTTTGTCTGcagactgcagcagctggagcaggaggtggTGGGAGGAGAGCAGGCCAGGAACAAAGAGTTACAGCAGAGACACCGGCAGAGGAAGAACCTCGCCGACCAGAGAAAAGTCCATCTTATCCGCGCTCTGTCAGAGAACGGCGAGGACAGCGAAAATGTGCTGTTGAACGTCTACAACTCCATCCAGGAAGAGGTCCATGCCAAAAACCAAATACTGGTCAAGGTCCAGGGAAAGGTAGGTCAAAGTGTTGTGTTATGATGCATATTCAACAACGGGGTTCAGGGAGTGCAGTATAAGATACAACAGAAATTGCTGCAGGATACTGTGAAATCAAAATTGTAGGCTGTCTAAGCTTTCAGCACTGAAGTATCCCCTCCGCCATCCAACCGTTAAACCTCATCCACCTGTTGTGACAGCTGAAAGCAGCCAGACTGGAGATCCGTGACCTGCAGGCAGAGTTCGAGGTGGAGAGGAATGACTACCTGGCAACCATCCGGCGTCTGGAGAGGGAGGGTCAGTTGCTGCACAGCCTGCTGGAGCGCATGGTGCCCCTGGTGCGCCGGGACTGCAACTACAGCAACCTGGACCGCCTGAAGAAAGAGGCAGTGTGGGACGAAGACGGCGCCACCTGGAGGCTGCCCGATGTGATGGTGCAGAAAACGACACTGCCTTCAGGTCAAATAGAAAATAGAGTTACAATCAAAGCAGTTTATAGCAATGATGTAGCTTGTCTTTAAATATTATCTCGccgtctttctctctcacagcGGTGGCTCCAAAGCTTTCAGCTCGCAGAGGTTCCACCGCTGATGCTGGTGAACCATCCATGGTGTGTTTTATGAATCATCCATGCATCATCTTTtctcacaaacactgaaacaccgTCACACAGCCTcactcctctgtgttttttgcaggtggaggaggacaggTACAAGGAAATGCTGGACCGCAGTGACAGCGAGAACATCGCCAACAGCTACTTCAAATCGAAGAGGGCGAGCCAGCTGCTGGGACGTGACGCCACCAAGGGACACAGTAAGACCTGCACACGTGCTTTTTAAATAACTCCTTGTATACAACTACCTTGTTTAccataaaaacatttacatttacagttacatAGCCTTACAAACTGATGGCAAGGATGTCATTACCTTATATACTGAGGTGTCTTTGGTGATGAGGTAGGTGGCTTTGATGAAGGAGCAAATAATCAAACCAAgttcatattaaaaaaatggtaCAAAtgcaatttaaattaaaagtaaaaattctgACGGCTACGGCTGAGTCGACTTCCCGCAGCCGTCACAATGTCACACCTGCTTTGACCCACCTGACggagctctcctcctgcagccgtCCGCTCTCCTCCCCCGGTGAACGGGCCGGCTCACCTCACAGTGAGCGCTTCCGCCATGAACCCGCCCGTCAGCTCTCGGCCCTTCCGCCTGGAGTCGTTGGATGTCCCTGTGTCCAACGGTAAGGTGAAGCGCAGGAAGAGCAAATCCCAGAACCATACCGAGGGGATTTGAAAAGACTGTGAATCACTGACATACAGTTTGTCTGTAACTTGGAATGTATACACTGTGATccatcacatacagtataaagtaAATGATGAAAAACGATTTTTTGATAACCACTGCTGACCAGAAATGTATAGTTGTAACTTGAACGCTTGCTCTGAAAAGATAATGCTACCTACAGTATGATACTACCCTTGAATTCTTGCACTGTACCTAAAAACTTGTGCACTGTGAGACTCCAGCTTCTCTAATATCTAACCTCTCATGTGTTTTCATGCTGCTGCCTGTAAACCTGAAGTTTAACCTGTTCCTGTTCTAACATTTAAAACTTTCTGTTGCTGCTGAATggatcaaataaaaataataaatacacttCATGGCTACTGTCAGCTACTTTAAAACATCCATTTAAACTTGGCTTATGTGGAGTTTTATGAACAGTAATAAGGAATAGGATCTCAAGTCACCAACACGTCAGACCAGTTTGTCGTGTTATACAAAATTGATGCCTCAAATGCGGGTCAGGGGAGCTGTTGTCAAGTCAGCAGTGACAGGTATCTCATGTTACCTCTGACCTCGGGGGTCAGCAGTGTGGATTTTTGTGTGACTTTACAGAAAACTAATAAAGATAGGAGAACCCTGAGAATCTGTGGTTCATGAACGTGTAGTTTGATTGCATAGAATTATAATAAATCCTATGATGTGGTCCATATCTCTAGTATAGGAGCTCCAACAGAAGCACAAAATGTTGCTGCATTTGTATCTCCGTAATAACCTCAATCCTTTCTGCAGCTCGCTCTTCTGCCTGTGTATCATATGTCTAACTTTGGCTCTGGCCTGATTTCTTCACCCATTGTTTAATATTACTTGACCGGCAGAGAGCCGTGTCAGTTTCAAAATTTGACACCCTTTATTCGTCCTGCGCGCAGTCATACTAGACACAGATACTGGCCCATTAGACGAGCCCCTTCGCCTTGCTGAGAGATAACGCAATAGAGGGAAACTGTAATCATTTCTTACACACTCATTCAATAGCTTCAAGACTGTTGCATAACAAAAGCCGAGCCATTCTCATAAGTCAGTGGCTAGAATTAGTTGCTTACTTGCGAGGGATATtgagacaacagagagaaagggaaagacCGATCCGCTAAGTTCACGCTGAGGTGGGGCTCAAGATAATCGGATAATGGAAGAACAGCTGAGCGGGCTTTCTCGTTGCTCGAGTGGCGTGTAAGACGAGTAGTATGACTGATAGTCTATTCTGTGAGTGGAGTGTTGGATGGAGCCGGTCTACAGGGAGGAAGCTTTGACTGAAGTACCTCACTTCTTTCAGCTCAGCATGAAAAGGCAAACCGTTTACATGGAGTTGTAACTGTTTCAGAAACTGAGCGTCTTAATTTAAAAATGGTGGCTCTGTTTAAGACTTCACTACGGAAAGATAAACTGATGTAAGCTCtaataatgtatttaaaggTTTGAggaaaaatataacaaaatgcAATATGTCAGATGTGAACGTCTTTATTTTCACAGAAACGGGGAAGAGTGGGTAAAAATAGTCACAttatcattttctttcattctgtATGAACATCTCCAGTTTTTAGACAATGAAGGCAGTCACATAGAcatttgtcaaacattttcaaaaccaCCTGAACTACATGTGCTGTATAAAATAGTAGAAACAAATCGGTGAGCTAACGAAACATCAGATCTCAATAATCATGTGCGTTAACTTTTTATATTAAGATCCTTGTAGTAAGAATTACTTAAAAGGTGATCAGGCCCTTTTAAGTCCTCGGACTTAAAGCATTAATAATAACATCATAAACACATTGTTAGGTAATAAACAATCGTAAGCCCtcatcaaaacataaaaaaacagtttatagaatgcttaaaaacattaaaggtgcaatatgtaagaattttagtttatgtttaaaaatttaaattaagaaacagaatatgaagacagaagaagacaaacCATTAAGCCCCCCGGTGCTCCAAGCTCCTAGCCCCCACAGAGTCTGCTAAtacgaccgctagctgcacagttaactgagctgacaagctaacagcagctacagttagcagtagttagcagccat
This Pagrus major chromosome 6, Pma_NU_1.0 DNA region includes the following protein-coding sequences:
- the kif17 gene encoding kinesin-like protein KIF17 translates to MGSEAVKVVVRCRPLNDREKALCSKMVLSMDLHRCQCFIEKPGAADEPPKQFTFDGTYFIDQTTEQMYNEIAYPLVEGVTEGYNGTIFAYGQTGSGKSFTMQGVSEPAAQRGVIPRAFEHIFESIQCAENTKFLVRASYLEIYNEEIRDLLGSDTKQRLELKEHPERGVYVRDLSMHTVHSVGECERIIEQGWRNRAVGYTLMNKDSSRSHSIFTIHLEICSTDAAGQDHLRAGKLNLVDLAGSERQSKTGATGERLREATKINLSLSALGNVISALVDGRSKYIPYRDSKLTRLLQDSLGGNTRTLMIACLSPADNNYEETLSTLRYANRAKSIQNRPRINEDPKDALLREYQEEIKNLRALISGQLGSADIASLLAGQSFEAPPAAPSRPQSSTTEAEKEKIKEEYEERLAKLQAEYNAEQESKAKLQEDIAALRSSYESKLSNLEKARSSRGSSVPKNGNRKSSAQNKETSPVSSSCMTQVAEEELHHNTDPMCHSGDTSLTEPAVPCAAAGDQKDPDGGGLIDSPDINSAESLDQQHVLERLQQLEQEVVGGEQARNKELQQRHRQRKNLADQRKVHLIRALSENGEDSENVLLNVYNSIQEEVHAKNQILVKVQGKLKAARLEIRDLQAEFEVERNDYLATIRRLEREGQLLHSLLERMVPLVRRDCNYSNLDRLKKEAVWDEDGATWRLPDVMVQKTTLPSGQIENRLSARRGSTADAGEPSMVEEDRYKEMLDRSDSENIANSYFKSKRASQLLGRDATKGHTVRSPPPVNGPAHLTVSASAMNPPVSSRPFRLESLDVPVSNGKVKRRKSKSQNHTEGI